Genomic window (Arachis hypogaea cultivar Tifrunner chromosome 13, arahy.Tifrunner.gnm2.J5K5, whole genome shotgun sequence):
GGTAGTTTTCTTTATATTGATGATTATAACCATGTTAGGAATTTTGTTATCTTTCATTGATAAAgagtataaaaatacttttttggcCAAGGAAATGTGTCAAAATATTTGGGGCAGTATTCCTGTACCTCTAACTCTACGCTTCTTCAACTTCATTGAGCTAGGATGTTAAGAATCATACCCTATGTAACAGCTGTTATGTGTAATTGACTAACCATACTGTACCTAATTTTCCCACCAGTCTCTTCCTTCCCTTTGTATTATAATATAGACATGGGTGTACTCTATTATCACCGAGTCTCATTCAAAATTTATCAGACTCTATACACTTCCTTTCTGCTCTATTTCTGTCTGCTGTTTTTTCCTCTAACTCTGCGACTTCAACTCCCTCTTTTTCTAATTGTCTTTTAGTAGTGAAAATTCATAATATATGTTGTATTTCTTTGCTAACATTGACTGTTGTGTGAAATTTATAACCTAGTATTATCTAAATTGCTATGAGGTTCTGTAGCTATAAGCTTTGACCATTTGGATGAGCCAGCAATTTATTGTCATGATTGTTCATATTAATGAACACTTCAGGTTAGTTACAAAATGATCCAGTTTTGAATGAAGTAATTATCTAGGAAACGGGATTTCCCTAAATAACATGAAAAACTGTTATTTGGGGAGGGTAGGTTCTGAAATGTGTGAAGCTGATAGATTAGGAGTCTTATTCCAAGGTTGTAATTAGATAAAGCTGTATTCAGCTGTTCTCTGCGTGTTTTACATCCATTTTTAGTGCCATGTGTTTCACTTATATGAAATCTATCTTATAACTTATGCAAATAatctattatcttcaaacagtTTACTTCTTGATGTGTTCTGAGGTGTTGCTTGAAATGGTATATTTTAGGCAGTCTTACTATTACCCGGTGTGTCTTCTAGTGTTGACCCTGTCACATATTTTTCTAGGCAACTTGCAACATCTGGTGCTGGTGTTCCTCTATTTGAATTTTTTCTTACTATGGATAAGAAAGGTGAATTCAAGTCTCAGGTATCACTTCTCAACTTATCACTATAATTTCCATCAATTTCTCCTTGGATCATTATAATGTAAATAGTAGTAAGTCATCCCTTCTCAACTTATCACTATAAATTCAGGGATTTACTGAAGATTGATTTCATGGGAAAATTGTATCTTGACCATATTGCAGTGTTGAAACATCCTAATTTGCTCATTTCACCTCTCAGTTAGATAGAGATCTCGATATCTTGATATGTCTTCTATAGGTATAAATGAATGTAGAGTCCACTTAGTTAACGGCATCCATAATAACTAAATGGTTCcaattcattttcttttgttaagCATTCAAACCAAATCATCGTTCTCTGTTCTGTTTCGATTTTGCTGTTTTAAGTTTTTGCTGATaccttgttttttttaatttactgtaTTCAAAGGTTATTGTCCATTTGCAGTAATGCAGCagggttttattttaattttcaggcTGTGTACTTGAAGAGAAGAGGAGGGGCCTTCCATGGTCCCCCAACAACCTCCCCTAAAGCATTGAGCGCTTCTGAGAGATTGGGTTCTGTGGAGTCAACTGATGATAGAAGTGAACTCTTTGTTGTGAGTACTGAAGATCCAGCTGATGATAGAAATGATGGCTCTGATCCAGCCGAGGGAATGCCTGGATTTCAAAATGTCATGAAAGATATGATTCCTGGCGTAAAGGTGAAGATTTTCAAGGTTACACACCCAGAGAAAGTAGACAAGGATATTATATCTAAGGTGATTGAGCAGAtaattgaggaagaagaggatgaggataatgatgaagatgatgatgaagaagaagaagaagaagaagaagaagaagaagaagaagatgaagaagaagatgaagatgaagatgaagatgaggaGCAAGACAATGATACAGGAAGTCTGGAACTGGCAGATGTTAAGTCTGAAACTGACCAAGAGGGAGATGATGAGATTGAAATAAATGATGATCTGGGAACTTTTGAACGTGAAGAACAAAATGAAATTGCAGTCAAAATTGTCGTTCGTGGTCTTGTTCAGAAACTTTCCAGCAGTTTTCCCACTAGGGATTTGCTTCGAGTTCCTGCTAAGTTGGAGATGAAGGGACGTGGTTCATTTTCCTTTACTGTTGAAAAGGAAGTCAATCAGCAGGGTGACCATGACAAAGGGAAATCTTTATCAGATAAATCAACCAGGATGCAAGGTCCACGAAAAGTTGATCATGTTATGTTTGACCTTGCTAAATTCATTGGGAAGGGAAAGGTACCTTCAAAGGTAGGTCTAAGTAGTAGAAGTGGAACtgcaatttctaattatttgccACATTTGGTTTCGTTGTGTCAGCATTCTGTTGTTAAATTCATCCAAAAGCTTCGTAGACCATAATTCTTCCGTTCAATCTTCTAGGTGCTCAAAGAGGTGGGAGACTTGATAAATCTCACTTTAAGTCAGGCACAAAATCATCAGCCATTATCTGGGACAACAACTTTCAATCGTATTGAAATACCAGCTTCTTTGGATCCTCTAAATGGTGATTTACTAGAGCACTTGTCAATTTGATTGTTATGAGGTGCTAAAAATTAGCTGCCAGAAATGGGTTTCTAATCTGTACTGAGGAACAAATATTTTCATTTTGATCAGGTCTTTACATTGGTGCACATGGACCTTTCTCCTCTGAAGTTATTCAACTTAGGCGTAGAGTTGGTCAATGGCAAGAGGAAAGTGGGTCTAAGGAGCCTTCAgatcttgaattttatgagtaTGTTGAGGCTTTGAAACTAACTGGGGATCCTTATGTACCAGCTGGTCAGGTAATATTGGAAATTTTATTTCATTGCATATACAAATTTGAAATTCTTttgtatatatctttttttttttctcaattttgtgaTATTAAAGCTCCTGCATGTGTAGAAAATGTAATGTTTGACTGTCAACCTGAATGATGAATGTTGGTGCTTTGAAATATGCTGACATCTGAATCTCGGTTTAAACTGTTTCTAAAATATACATTTAGCATTAACAAaatctaatattatttaagtGTAATGAAGAGATATTCCTTGATAAGTGTAATGAAGTATTTGCAATCTTATTATAATTACATTTTTTCCTCAATAAATAAGAAATATTCCTTGATAAGTGTAATGTAGTATTGAACTAAttgtgtataaaataaaataaataagtaaaaatttCATACCCTCACTGTGAATTGGTGATGCTGGTGATGATTTGTATAGTAGGAAGATGAGTTCAAACAGCTTCACTTATGTTGCTAACATGTCATTTATATTATACACCTGATTGCTTGTGTTCTATGATCACTTTAGGTCGCCTTTCGCGCAAAAGTTGGAAAGAGGTATCAACTTCCTCATAGAGGAATAATTCCTGAAGAGTTTGGAGTGGTACGGTTGTTTCCCAGTTACAAGGGGATCATATTAAGTCTCACTGCTTTCTACACCCCCCAATCCCACAAAACAAAACTCTCCAAACTTTTTATTTACTTTCCAGTTTTAAAGGAAGAGATAAAATGATTGTTGTTCTGTAGTCTTCTCTGATGTTGTTGACACTATAGGTTGCTCGCTATAAAGGCCAAGGGAGGCTGGCTGAGCCAGGGTTTAAGAATCCTCGGTGGGTTGATGGTGAACTTGTAATTCTAGATGGAAAGGTTTGTCTTTATCACAGCTGTGACATTTGTTCAATATTTGTTACTGTAATTCCATTGTGAAATTATTCTTTATTACTTTGATGTAACAAACTTGTATTTTCAACTTGTCTTTCGTTGATTTTTGCAGCACATAAAAGCTGGGCCTGTTGTTGGATTTGTGTATTGGGCCCCTGAATATCATTTTCTGGTATTCTTCAATCGGCTTAGGCTTCAACAATAGGGCTTTGTCATTATGTCAGAGACATGTAAATAATTCTGATTTTTTGGTGTAAGTTCTTTACATTTAAGGTTTATGTGTCATGAAAGCATTCACTGATATCAATTCATCTTCTGCaacttcttctttctccttttttattataCTGGTCTAATGAGCCGATGAACTGGATAATCAAGCATCCTGACTGGTATAGTAGATAGCTCATGAAGTTTAACTGGTATAACTTAATTTGTGTTTGCTGTCAAAAGTGATTTGAGTTATTAAATACGTTAATTTCCTTGTATCAAAGGCAGATCTTTACTGCTACTACATATCTATAaactgatatttttttaatatgttatatTAAAAAGAAACATGAATTTCCATTCCAATATACAAATATCTTTTATTAAATTGTTTGTTTCTTATGTTGTTTGACCAGTGATTCACTGGCTAAACCAGTGACCAAGCTCCCTTTCTGAGTTGCTAACTGGTCCGAGTTTTGCGCCACCATATTTGGGAGTATTGTTGGTGAGATCTTATGCCTTTAATGGCAGATATACTGATCAATACAGCGTCTGCTGTTAAGGTATCTAGTGTTCAATTATTTAATAGCTATTTCATGGATTTTTCGTTTCTCCGGTGGATACTGGATACCAGTTTTATTCAGTGTTgattttccttctttttccttttcttacaGGTTTAGAAGATTTTCACTATTAACCTCCTTCCAAGCAGCATTGAAATTTGGGCATTTGAGGACCTTTCTAGCTCTAACTGCACTAACTCTGGTTATA
Coding sequences:
- the LOC112733376 gene encoding protein EXECUTER 1, chloroplastic, which codes for MVMASMYAPTAPKLSFPNHKKQSSIPFTLRRPSLIPFPSSNSHSLCRCLNASASDDANSTSGGGGNNIRWDSMVQDFVSNAIKQFDSLISSLLKDDAAMAAVEGGSEKEKEWDWDRWRQYFEEVDEQERLLTILKARLRDAVYLEDYEDAARLKVAIAAASTNDSVGRVMSYLNSAIKEERYSDAAFLRDEAGAGLVGWWAGSSKDFNDPHGLIIRITPEHGRYVARSYSPRQLATSGAGVPLFEFFLTMDKKGEFKSQAVYLKRRGGAFHGPPTTSPKALSASERLGSVESTDDRSELFVVSTEDPADDRNDGSDPAEGMPGFQNVMKDMIPGVKVKIFKVTHPEKVDKDIISKVIEQIIEEEEDEDNDEDDDEEEEEEEEEEEEEDEEEDEDEDEDEEQDNDTGSLELADVKSETDQEGDDEIEINDDLGTFEREEQNEIAVKIVVRGLVQKLSSSFPTRDLLRVPAKLEMKGRGSFSFTVEKEVNQQGDHDKGKSLSDKSTRMQGPRKVDHVMFDLAKFIGKGKVPSKVLKEVGDLINLTLSQAQNHQPLSGTTTFNRIEIPASLDPLNGLYIGAHGPFSSEVIQLRRRVGQWQEESGSKEPSDLEFYEYVEALKLTGDPYVPAGQVAFRAKVGKRYQLPHRGIIPEEFGVVARYKGQGRLAEPGFKNPRWVDGELVILDGKHIKAGPVVGFVYWAPEYHFLVFFNRLRLQQ